The Iamia sp. SCSIO 61187 genomic sequence TCATCGTCGGCATCGACGACGCCTCCCGCCTGGCCGACGACGACTCGGTCAAGGCCTTCCGCGACAGCCCCGACGTCGCCGGCCAGCACACCGACACGATCATGGTCCTGCGCCTCGACCCGCGGGCCGGCACGGCCCAGATCATCTCCCTGCCCCGCGACCTGTGGGTGCCCATCGCCGACACCGGGACCGAGCAGCGGATCAACACCGCCCTGGCGACCGGGGGGCCGGCCCGGCTGATCAAGACGATCGACGAGAACTTCGGGATCCCGATCAACCACTTCGTGCAGGTCGACTTCGCCGGGTTCCGGGAGCTGGTGGAGATCGTCGACGGGGTGCCGATCCACTTCCCCCGCCCGGCCCGCGACCGGGCCTCGGGGCTCGCCATCGAGGAGCCCGGCTGCTACACGCTGGGTCCGGTCCAGGCCCTCGGCTTCGCCCGGGCCCGCCACTACCAGGTCCAAGACGCCGACGGTGACTGGCACGAGGACCCCCGCTCCGACCTGTCCCGCGCCGCCCGCCAGCAGCTCTTCATCGAGCTGGCCCTCAGCCGGGCCATCGCCAAGGGCGCCCGCAACCCCAACACCCTCCGCCGCCTGGTCGACCTGGGGGCCTCGGCGGTCCGGTTCGACGACTCCTTCGAGGTGGGCCAGCTGGTCGACATCGGGATCCAGTACCGGAGCTTCCAGCCCACGGACCTGCAGACCTACGACCTGGTCGTCACCGACGACGTGCTGGGCGGGGCCGACATCCTCCGGTTCGAGGAGGAGGCGTCGAAGCCGATCCTCGCCGTGTTCCGCGGCGTCGACCCCGCCGAGGGCGCCACCGACGTCGAGCCCGAGGACGTGACCGTCCAGGTCCTCAACGGCACCGGCACCCAGGACAAGGGCGGTGCGGCGGCCGAGGGGCTCGCCGCGCTGGGCTTCGCCACGACCGGCGCCGGCGACGCCGAGACGGTCGGCGGGCCGACCACCGTCCGCTTCGCCCCCGGGGCCGAGGCCGCCGCCCACCTGGTCGCCCGGGGCATCGCCGGGCCCGTCGCCTACGAACCGGCCGAGGGCCCGATCGACGCCGACGTCGTCGTCGTCACCGGCACCGACTGGGAGGGTGTGGCGTCGTCGGTCCGCTCGCCCGAGGACGTCCCCGCACCCCCGGTCGCCGAGGGGGGCGCCACCACCAGCGCCCCGCCGACCAGCGGACCCGACGACAGTGCGTCGTCCACGACCGGACCCGGGACCGCGACCACCGCACCGGACGCCGGCACCGCCCCCAGCGACGCCGCCCCCGACTCCGACGATCCCTCCGACCCCGGCTTCTACCTGGCCCGCGAGGCCGACGCCGACGAGGAGTGCCCCGCCACCGACTGACCCACCGGCACCGGTGGCGGCAGCCGCTGCGAGTACGGTGGTCGGTCGGCCGGGGGCCCGGCCGCGTCACGTTGACGGACGGAGACCGGGAGAGACATGGGCCAGAAGATCGCGGTGATCGGCACCGGGTACGTGGGGCTCACCACCGGCGCGTGCCTGAGCCACCTGGGCCACGACGTGGTGTGCGCCGACGTCGTGCCCGAGAAGGTCGACGCCCTCAACCGGGGCGAGATCCCCATCCTCGAGGCCGGGCTCGACGAGCTGGTGCACGCCGGCGTGGCCGCCGGCCTGCTGTCGTTCGTGCTGGGCGCCGAGAACGCCGTCGGCGACGCCGAGTTCGTCTTCCTGTGCCTGCCCACCCCCCAGGGCGCCGACGGCGCCGCCGACCTCAGCTTCATCAAGTCCGCCGCCGCCCACGTCGGGCCGCTGCTCCGTCCCGGCAGCATCGTGATCAACAAGTCCACCGTGCCCGTCGGCTCGGCCGGCGAGGTGGCCAAGAAGCTCGAGCGCGACGACGTGTCGGTGGTCTCCAACCCGGAGTTCCTGCGCGAGGGCACGGCCGTCGACGACTTCCTCCACCCCGACCGGGTCGTCATCGGCAGCGACGACGAGGACGCCGCCCGCCGCGTCGCCGACCTCTACGCCAAGCTCCCCGGCGAGGTGCTGATCACCGACCCGGCCTCGGCCGAGACGATCAAGTACGCCTCGAACGCCTTCCTGGCCACCAAGATCAGCTTCGTCAACGCCATGGCCGCGGTGTGCGAGGAGGTCGGCGCCGACGTCTCCGACGTGGTCAAGGGCATGGGCCTCGACCAGCGCATCGGCAACAAGTTCCTGGTCCCCGGGCCCGGGTGGGGCGGCAGCTGCTTCCCCAAGGACTCCCACGCCCTGGTCCGCATCGCCGAGAACTCCGGCTACCAGTTCGGCCTGCTCCGCAGCGTCATCGCCGTGAACGAGGAGCAGTTCGGGCGGGTCGCCAACAAGATCACCCGCTTCGCCGGAGGCTCCGTCGAGGGCAAGACCGTCGCCGTGTGGGGCCTGACGTTCAAGGCCCGCACCGACGACATGCGCGACTCTCCGGCCATCAACATCATCAACCGCCTGCTCGAGGTGGGGGCCACCGTCCGGGCCTACGACCCGGCCGTGGACGACAGCGACGACCCCCGGCTGGCGGGCGTCGAGATCGTGGGCGACCCCTACGAGGCGGTGACCGGCGCCGACGTCCTCGCCGTGCTGACCGAGTGGCCCGAGTTCGCCGAGCTCGACTTCGCCAAGGTCGGCGACCTGATCGGCACCAAGGCCGTGGTCGACGGGCGCAACCTGCTCGACGGGGCCGCCCTGAAGGCGGCCGGGTTCGCCTACGACGGCATCGGACGGCGCTGAGTGGCCCGCATCGTCGTCACCGGCGGGGCCGGGTTCCTGGGCTCGCACCTGTGCGACGCCCTGCTGGCCCGGGGCGACGAGGTCGTGTGCCTCGACAACCTGGCCACCGGGTCCACCCACAACATCGAGCACCTCTTCGGCCGGTCGGACTTCACCTTCGTGGAGCACGACGTGAGCACCTACGTCTGGGTCCCGGGCCCGGTCGACACGGTCATGCACCTGGCCAGCCCGGCCAGCCCGATCGACTTCGAGCGGATCCCCATCCAGATCCTCAAGGTCGGCGGGCTCGGCACCCACAACACCCTCGGGCTGGCCAAGGCCAAGGGGGCCCGGTTCTTCCTGTCCTCGACCAGCGAGGTCTACGGCGACCCGCAGGTGCACCCGCAGCCGGAGACCTACTGGGGCAACGTCAACCCCATCGGCCCCCGCGGTGTCTACGACGAGGCCAAGCGCTTCGCCGAGGCCATGACGATGGCGTACCACCGCCACCACGGCCTCGACGTCCGCATCGTCCGCATCTTCAACACGTACGGTCCCCGTATGCGCCCCGACGACGGGCGGGCCGTGAGCAACTTCATCGTCGCCGCCCTGCGGGGCGAGCCGATCACGATCTACGGCGACGGCAGCCAGACCCGCAGCTTCACCTACGTCGACGACGAGATCCGGGGCTTCCTCGCCCTGCTGGACTCCGACGTCACCACGCCGACCAACATCGGCAACCCCGACGAGTACACGATCCGCGAGCTGGCCGAGATGGTCATCGAGGTCACCGGCTCGACCTCGGAGATCACGACCCACCCGCTGCCCGTCGACGACCCCATGCAGCGCAAGCCCGACATCACCAAGGCCCGCGAGCTGCTGGGGTGGGAGCCGACGGTCCACGTCCGCGACGGCATCGCCCGCACCGCCGAGCACTTCGCCAAGCTCCTCGCCGACCGCTGACCCCCCCCCAACTTTGTCCGGAACCCTGCCGAGGAGGGGGACTTCCGGACAACGTTCGGGGGCGGCCTTCCAACTTTGTCCGGAACCCTGCCGAGGAGGGGGACTTCCGGACAAAGGTGGGGGAGCGACCGGGCGGGGCGCCACGGTGACTGTCACACCCCGTCGGCATGATCGGGCCATGGAACGGTGGAAGGACCTCACCCAGGCGGCCGAGCGAGCGCACGGCATCGTCACCTACGACCAGCTGCGCGGCAGCGGCCTCTCCGAGCGGCAGGTGCGACGATGGGCCGGCGACGGGCGCCTCGTCGACCTCGGCTACGGGACGTACCGCCTCGGCGGGGTGCCGCCCGGCTTCGACGGGGAGGTCCTCGCCGCCATCAGCGCCTTCCCGGGGGAGACATGGGCGGGGTTCACCACCGCAGGGCGCCTCGACGACCTCCCCGTCTGGTCGCCGGACGGCCGCATCGAGCTGGTCCGGCCCACCGGCCTGAGCGCCGAGCGCTCCGTCGCCCGGGTCCACCGGAGCACCTACCTGCCCGTCCACCACCTCACCGTCGTGCGGGGCATCCCGTGCACGGCCACGCCCCGGACGGTGTTCGACCTCGCCCGCACGACCGGGCCGAACCGGCTGGTCCGCATCATCGATCGGGCCCTCGACCGGCGGCTGTGCACGATGGCGTCGCTCTACCGCGTCCTCTACGAGCTCGGCGGGCGAGGCCGCCCGGGCACCCGTCGGATGCGGACGGTGCTCGAGGTGCTCGGCCTCGACCACGTACCGCCGGAGAGCGAGCTCGAGGTGGTGGGGTTCGCCCTGCTCGACGGCCTCGGCTTCACCTGGCAGGTCGAGATGTCCGACGAGCGGGGCTACATCCGCCGGGTCGACGGCCTCCACCGGCCCGCCCGGCTCGTGGTCGAGCTCGACGGCGCCCAGCACGGCCGAGAGCCGCAGCGGTCGCTCGACCGCGACGGCGATCGCCGGCTCCACCGCCTGGGCTACGACGTCGAGCGTCTGACCTGGTCCGACGTCGCCCGCGACGGCGACGCCACGCGCCAGCGCATCGCCGCCCGCCTGGTCGCCGCCGCCGCCTGACCGCCATGGCGGCCGCCGCTGACGAACCTTGTCCGGAACCCTGCCGAGGAGGGGGACTTCCGGACAAGGTTCGTGGGGGTCAGCTGTCCTGGGTGCGCTGGTGGATGCTGCGGAGCACGTAGGGGAGGACGCCGCCGTGGCGGTAGTAGGCCTGCTCGGTCGGGGTGTCGATGCGGACCGTGGCGGTGAAGGTGACGTCGCCGGCCCGGACCTCGAGGGTCGGGGGCACGGGCTCGTCGTCGCCCAGCGTGGAGAGCCCGGTGATGGTGATCTCCTCCTCGCCGGTGAGACCGAGCGACTCGACCGAGTCGCCCTCGGCCAGCTGGAGGGGCAGGACGCCCATGCCGATCAGGTTCGAGCGGTGGATGCGCTCGTAGCTCTGGGCGATGACGGCCCGCACGCCCAGGAGGGCCGTGCCCTTGGCCGCCCAGTCCCGGGAGGAGCCCGACCCGTACTCGGCGCCGGCCAGGACGACGAGCGGGGTGCCGTCGGCGAGGTAGCGCTCGGACGCGTCGTAGATGTCCATGGCCTCGCCCGTGGGGACGTGCTTGGTGACGCCGCCCTCGGAGCCGGGCAGGAGCTGGTTGCGGAGCCGGATGTTGGCGAACGTGCCCCGGATCATCACCTCGTGGTTGCCCCGGCGGGAGCCGTAGGAGTTGAAGTCGGCCTTCTCGACGCCGTGGTCGTGGAGGTAGCGACCGGCCGGGCTCTCGGCCTTGATGTTGCCGGCGGGGGAGATGTGGTCGGTCGTGACCGAGTCGCCCAGCAGGGCGAGCACCCGGGCCCCCTCGATGTCGCGGCGGGGGGAGGGGGTGGGCGAGAGGCCCTCGAAGTACGGGGGCTGGCGGACGTAGGTCGACTCGCCGTCCCAGTCCATGCGGTCGCCGGTGGGGGCGTCGATGGCCCGCCAGCGGTCGTCGCCGTCGAAGAGGGTGTCGTAGATGGTGGTGAAGGAGTCGGCGCCGGTGGCCCGGGCCACGGCCTCGGCCACCTCGCCGGCGTCGGGCCAGATGTCGGCCAGCATCACCGGCTGGCCCTCGGTGTCGGTGCCGAGGGGCTCGTTGAGCGGGTCCCAGCTCATGGTGCCCGACAGGGCGTAGGCCACGACCAGCGGCGGTGACGCCAGGTAGTTGAGGCGCACGTCGGGGTTGATGCGGCCCTCGAAGTTGCGGTTGCCCGAGAGCACGGCGGCGACGGTGAGGTCGTTGTCCTGGACCGCCTGGCTGATCTCGGCCGGCAGCGGGCCGGAGTTGCCGATGCAGGTGGTGCAGCCGTAGCCGACCAGGTCGAACCCGATGGCGGCCAGCTCGTCGGTGAGGTCGAGGCGGTCGTAGTAGTCCATGACGACCTTGCTGCCGGGGGCGAGCGAGGTCTTGACCCACGGGCGGCGGGTCAGGCCCTTGGCCCGGGCGTTCCGGGCGAGGAGGCCGGCGGCGACCATGACGTCGGGGTTCGACGTGTTGGTGCAGCTGGTGATGGCGGCGATGACCACCCGACCGTGGTCGAGCGACGTCTCGGTGCCATCGGCCAGGGTCAGGTCGACCTTGTTCGACTTGGCCGGGGTGGTGTCGCAGGCGACGACGTGCGGCTTCGCGGCCTCATCGTCGGCGGGGGAGGAGACGGGGTCGCTGGCCGGGAAGGTGGCGGCGATGGCCCGGTCCTCGGCCGAGTAGGTGGTGGCGGTGGGATCGTTGAGGACGGCCGAGAGGGCGTCCTTGGCCCGGTCGAGCGGGATGCGGTCCTGGGGGCGCTTGGGGCCGGCCAGCGAGGGCACGACGGTGGACATGTCGAGCTCGACCACCGAGTCGTACTGCGGGTCGTTGCTGGGGTCGTGCCAGAGGCCCTGCTCCTTGGCGTAGGCCTCGACCAGGGCGACCAGGTCGTCGGGGCGGCCGGTGGCCCGCAGGTAGCGCAGGGTCTCGTCGTCGACGGGGGAGATGGTGATGGTCGACCCGTACTCGGGCGACATGTTGCCGATGGTCGCCCGGTGCTCGACACGGAGCTGCGAGAGCGCCGGCCCGTGGAGCTCGACGAACTTGCCGACCACGCCGTGCTGGCGGAGCAGCTCGGTGATGGTGAGGACCAGGTCGGTGGCGGTGGTGCCGGGGGGGAGCTCGCCGGTGAGGCGGAGGCCGGTCACCTTGGGCACCAGCAGCGGGACGGGCTGGCCGAGCATGGCCGCCTCGGCCTCGATGCCGCCGACGCCCCAGCCCACCACGCCCAGCCCGTTGACCATCGGGGTGTGGGAGTCGGTGCCGACGAGGGTGTCGGGGAAGGCGACGCCGTCGCGCAGCTGCACGACCTGGGAGAGGTTCTCGAGGTTGATCTGGTGGCAGATGCCCATGTTGGGCGGGACGACCCGCAGCGACTCGAAGGCCTGCTGGCCCCACTTGAGGAACTCGTAGCGCTCCTTGTTGCGCTGGAGCTCGAGGGTGGCGTTGAGGTCGAAGGAGTCGCGCTGGGCGAAGTGGTCGACCTGGATCGAGTGGTCGATGACGAGGTCGACGGGGACGAGGGGCTCGATGGTGGCCGGGTCGCCGCCGAGGTCGGCCATGGCGTCGCGCATGGCGGCCAGGTCGACGACGGCGGGCACGCCGGTGAAGTCCTGCATCAGCACCCGCGAGGGGGTGAAGGAGATCTCGGCGTCGCTGGTCTGGCCCGGCTGCCAGGCGGCCAGACCGGACACGTCGTCGGCGCTGACCTTCACCCCGTCCTCGGTGCGGAGGAGGTTCTCGAGCAGGACCTTGAGGCCGTAGGGCAGCCGCCCGACGTCGTCGGTGGCGGCGTCGAGGGCGTAGATGTCGACGCTCCGACCTCCGACATCGAGGGTCCGTCGTGCTCCGAAGCTGTCACTGGCCATGGGGTGGATCCCTTCCGGGGCTCGTGCGTCGTGGGGGTCCGAACCTACTCGCCGCCCGGCGGGTCCCGACCCACAATCGACCATACAAGTTGTAGACAAGCGGCGCAACCCGCCGCCCCCGTCGCACCGATCCCGGAGGGTCAGCGGCTCCGCCAGTGGGGGACGCCGAGGAAGATGAGCCGCAGCTGCCGCTCGGTGGTGCGCCGGATGGCGGCCTCGGCCTCGGGGCGGTCGCGGGGCAGGTCGGTCAGGGCGGCCGCGGTCCCCACCACGGTGCTCACCACCAGGCTGGCGATCATGGTGACGTCCTCGTCGCTCCAGCCGCCGATGTACGGGAACCCGCGCATGTCGATGGCGAGCTCCTCGGTGAAGAGGCGCAGCTGGTCCTCGATGGCGTGGCGGAGGACGGCGGAGCCCCCGTTGCGCTCCCGCACGATGAAGCGGAAGTGGGACTGGTGGGCGTGGACGTGGTCGACCAGCGTGGCCACCGACTGCTTGATGGCGTCGTCCCAGCGGGGCACGTCGGCGCGGGCGTCGCGGATCATCCCCCGCAGCGTCCCGAAGGACTCCTCGACCAGCGCCTGGCCCAGCTCGTCCATGTCCCGGAAGTGGCGGTAGAAGGCGCCGGGGACGATCCCGACCTCCTTGGTCACCTGGCGCAGGCTGAGGCGGTCGAAGCTGCGCTTCTCCAGCAGCCGGAGGGCGGCTCGCAGCAGCGCCTGGCGGGTGCGCTCCTTGCGCTCCTGGCGGGTCTCGGGGGTCGGGTCGGCCACGCCCCATCTCACCACGGATCGGCCGGTGCACACCTGTTCACCCACTTGTGACCCATCGCACGTCGACCGGCCCGGGTCCTCGGGGTACGGTGCACATATGTTCACTCAACTTCTGGAGCTGGCCACGGCCCCCCACGGGGTCGACCGGTTCCTCGAGCTGGTGCGCCCCACCTGGGCCGCCGACGACACCCGGGCCCGCGTCGTCGCCGCGACCCGCGAGACCCCCGACGTCGTCACCCTCACCCTGCGGCCGGGCCGGGGCTGGGCCCGCGGCCGGGCCGGCCAGCACGTCCGCCTCGGCGTCGAGATCGACGGCCGGCGCCACACCCGCTGCTTCTCGCTGGCGTCGTCCGAGCACCGCACCGATGGCCTCGTCGAGGTCACGGTCAAGGCCAACCCCGACGGCATCGTGAGCCGCCACCTGGTCGCCACCGCCGCCCCCGGCCTGGTGGTGGCCCTGGGTGCGCCCGAGGGCGACTTCACCCTCCCGGCCACCCGCCCCGACCGCCTCGTCCTGGTGAGCGGCGGCAGCGGCATCACCCCGGTGATGGCCCTGCTCCGCACCCTCGTCGACGAGGGCCACGACCGGCCGATCACCTTCCTCCACTACGCCCGCACCCCCGCCGACGTCATCTACGCCGACGAGCTGGCCGCCCTCGGCCGGACCCACCCCCAGCTCGACGTCCACGTCGTGACCACCCGGGGGGCCGGAACGGGCGCGCTGACCGGGCGGTTCTGCGCCGCCCACCTGGAGGCCGTCGTGCCCGACCTCGGCGGGGCCGAGGCCTACGCCTGCGGCCCCGTCGGCCTGGTCGATGCCGCCCTGGCGCACTGGGAGCAGGCCGGCGCCATCGACCGGCTCCACGTCGAGCGCTACTCCCTCGTCGCCGCCCCGTCGGACGGCGCCGGCGAGCGCGCGAGTGGCGAGGGCAGCACGGGCGCCCGCACCCACTTCGCCGGGAGCGACGTCACCGTCACCAGCGTCGGCACCACCCTCCTCGAGCAGGCCGAGGCCGCCGGGCTCACGCCCGCCTTCGGCTGCCGCGTGGGCATCTGCCGCACATGCACCCGCACCAAGGTCTCCGGCCGGGTGCGCGACGTGCGCAGCGGCACGGTGTCGGGCTCCGGCGAGGAGCCCATCCAGCTCTGCGTGTCGGCCCCGTGCCACGACGTCGTCGTCGACCTCTGATCTCGCCTCCTCCGCCTCCCCCAAGGAGACCCGCATGACCGCGACCCTCACCCCCGTGCCCGAGACCGCCGACACCGTCGACGTCGACGCGGTCGGCACCGAGGCCCGACCCGGGTCCTGACCGACGACGAGCTCGAGCGGCTCGGCGCCCAGCTCGACGCCGTCCGCGACGAGGTCCTGGCCGACCTGGGCCAGCGCGACGCCGACCACATCCGTGGCGTCGTGCGCCTCCAGCGCGGCCTCGAGGTGTCGGGCCGCGTGCTGCTGATGGCCGGGATCCTGCCCCCGGCGTGGCTCGGCGGCGTCGCCGCCCTGTCGCTGGCCAAGATCCTCGACAACATGGAGATCGGCCACAACGTCATGCACGGCCAGTACGACTGGATGCAGGACCCGGCGCTCGACTCGGCCACCTTCGAGTGGGACACGGCGTGCCCGGCCGACCAGTGGCGCCACTCGCACAACTACGTCCACCACACCTTCACCAACGTGCTCGGCCAGGACCGCGACGTCGGCTACGGCCTCCTGCGCATGACCGACGAGCAGCGCTGGCACCCTCGCGACCTGGGCAACCCGGTCTACGCCCTCGCCCTGGCCGCCCTGTTCCAGTGGGGCGTCGCCCTCCACGACGTCGAGCTCGACCGGGTGGTGGCCGGCACCAAGACGCCGGCCGAGGCCCGCGAGAAGGTCGAGGGCGTGTGGCGCAAGGCCCGCACCCAGGTCCTGAAGGACTACGCCCTGTACCCGGCGCTGGCCGGCCCCGCCGCCCCCGTCGTGCTGTCGGGCAACCTGACCGCCAACCTCGTCCGCAACCTGTGGACCTTCGCCGTCATCTTCTGCGGCCACTTCCCCGACGGGGTGGAGACCTTCACCCCGGAGGAGGCCGAGGGCGAGGGTCGGGGCGGGTGGTACCGGCGCCAGCTGCTCGGCTCGGCCAACTTCCGCGGCGGCCCGCTGCTGCACCTGCTCACCGGGAACCTCAGCCACCAGATCGAGCACCACATGTTCCCGGACCTGCCCGCCCACCGGTACGCCGAGATCGCCGAGCAGGTCCGGGCCGTCTGCGCCGAGCACGGCCTGCCGTACAACACCGGCACCTTCCCGGGGCAGCTGGGCACCGTCGCCCGGCGCATCGCCTCGCTGGCGCTGCCCGGACGGGAGGACGAGCCAGTGGCGTCCCGGCTCGGCCAGCTCGTCGGCCGTCTCAACCCGCTGGGCCGCTGAGGACGCCGCGTCCCGTCGTGGTCCGGTGGCCTGGTCGGCTGGACACGTGTCCGGCAGACTGGGCCCCGTGACGACGCTCGAGGATCCGACCGCGCTGACCGGGACCGACGGGGCCGAGGTGGCCGACGCTCTCGGCTACCAGCCCTTCGACGCCGACAACCACTACTACGAGGCCCTCGACGCCTTCAGCCGCCACCTCGACCCGGCCCTCGCCGCCCGGGTGTTCCAGTGGGCCCAGATCGACGGCCGCACCTACCCGGTGCTCGGCGGCCGGGTGTTCCGGGGCGTCCGCAACGCCACCTTCGACCCGGTGGCCAAGCCCGGCGTCCTGGCCGACTACTTCCGGGGGAACCCGCACGGCGACGACCCCCTCACCCTGCTGCGCGACCACGAGCCCATCCGCCCGACCTACCGCGACCGCGACGCCCGCATCGCCCAGCTCGACGCCCACGGCCTGCAGGCGGCGTGGCTGTTCCCGACCCTCGGGATGATCTACGAGGAGCCGCTGAAGGGCGACGTCGACGCCGTGTGCGCCCTGTTCACGGCGTTCAACC encodes the following:
- a CDS encoding LCP family protein, translating into MPRGDETRPRRSWGQRLLIVANAVALVGAVVTAGSLAYSNSRLEGVGRVALGDVLVEEDVEPGDPMNVLIVGIDDASRLADDDSVKAFRDSPDVAGQHTDTIMVLRLDPRAGTAQIISLPRDLWVPIADTGTEQRINTALATGGPARLIKTIDENFGIPINHFVQVDFAGFRELVEIVDGVPIHFPRPARDRASGLAIEEPGCYTLGPVQALGFARARHYQVQDADGDWHEDPRSDLSRAARQQLFIELALSRAIAKGARNPNTLRRLVDLGASAVRFDDSFEVGQLVDIGIQYRSFQPTDLQTYDLVVTDDVLGGADILRFEEEASKPILAVFRGVDPAEGATDVEPEDVTVQVLNGTGTQDKGGAAAEGLAALGFATTGAGDAETVGGPTTVRFAPGAEAAAHLVARGIAGPVAYEPAEGPIDADVVVVTGTDWEGVASSVRSPEDVPAPPVAEGGATTSAPPTSGPDDSASSTTGPGTATTAPDAGTAPSDAAPDSDDPSDPGFYLAREADADEECPATD
- a CDS encoding UDP-glucose/GDP-mannose dehydrogenase family protein, with protein sequence MGQKIAVIGTGYVGLTTGACLSHLGHDVVCADVVPEKVDALNRGEIPILEAGLDELVHAGVAAGLLSFVLGAENAVGDAEFVFLCLPTPQGADGAADLSFIKSAAAHVGPLLRPGSIVINKSTVPVGSAGEVAKKLERDDVSVVSNPEFLREGTAVDDFLHPDRVVIGSDDEDAARRVADLYAKLPGEVLITDPASAETIKYASNAFLATKISFVNAMAAVCEEVGADVSDVVKGMGLDQRIGNKFLVPGPGWGGSCFPKDSHALVRIAENSGYQFGLLRSVIAVNEEQFGRVANKITRFAGGSVEGKTVAVWGLTFKARTDDMRDSPAINIINRLLEVGATVRAYDPAVDDSDDPRLAGVEIVGDPYEAVTGADVLAVLTEWPEFAELDFAKVGDLIGTKAVVDGRNLLDGAALKAAGFAYDGIGRR
- a CDS encoding UDP-glucuronic acid decarboxylase family protein, giving the protein MARIVVTGGAGFLGSHLCDALLARGDEVVCLDNLATGSTHNIEHLFGRSDFTFVEHDVSTYVWVPGPVDTVMHLASPASPIDFERIPIQILKVGGLGTHNTLGLAKAKGARFFLSSTSEVYGDPQVHPQPETYWGNVNPIGPRGVYDEAKRFAEAMTMAYHRHHGLDVRIVRIFNTYGPRMRPDDGRAVSNFIVAALRGEPITIYGDGSQTRSFTYVDDEIRGFLALLDSDVTTPTNIGNPDEYTIRELAEMVIEVTGSTSEITTHPLPVDDPMQRKPDITKARELLGWEPTVHVRDGIARTAEHFAKLLADR
- a CDS encoding type IV toxin-antitoxin system AbiEi family antitoxin domain-containing protein — translated: MERWKDLTQAAERAHGIVTYDQLRGSGLSERQVRRWAGDGRLVDLGYGTYRLGGVPPGFDGEVLAAISAFPGETWAGFTTAGRLDDLPVWSPDGRIELVRPTGLSAERSVARVHRSTYLPVHHLTVVRGIPCTATPRTVFDLARTTGPNRLVRIIDRALDRRLCTMASLYRVLYELGGRGRPGTRRMRTVLEVLGLDHVPPESELEVVGFALLDGLGFTWQVEMSDERGYIRRVDGLHRPARLVVELDGAQHGREPQRSLDRDGDRRLHRLGYDVERLTWSDVARDGDATRQRIAARLVAAAA
- the acnA gene encoding aconitate hydratase AcnA; its protein translation is MASDSFGARRTLDVGGRSVDIYALDAATDDVGRLPYGLKVLLENLLRTEDGVKVSADDVSGLAAWQPGQTSDAEISFTPSRVLMQDFTGVPAVVDLAAMRDAMADLGGDPATIEPLVPVDLVIDHSIQVDHFAQRDSFDLNATLELQRNKERYEFLKWGQQAFESLRVVPPNMGICHQINLENLSQVVQLRDGVAFPDTLVGTDSHTPMVNGLGVVGWGVGGIEAEAAMLGQPVPLLVPKVTGLRLTGELPPGTTATDLVLTITELLRQHGVVGKFVELHGPALSQLRVEHRATIGNMSPEYGSTITISPVDDETLRYLRATGRPDDLVALVEAYAKEQGLWHDPSNDPQYDSVVELDMSTVVPSLAGPKRPQDRIPLDRAKDALSAVLNDPTATTYSAEDRAIAATFPASDPVSSPADDEAAKPHVVACDTTPAKSNKVDLTLADGTETSLDHGRVVIAAITSCTNTSNPDVMVAAGLLARNARAKGLTRRPWVKTSLAPGSKVVMDYYDRLDLTDELAAIGFDLVGYGCTTCIGNSGPLPAEISQAVQDNDLTVAAVLSGNRNFEGRINPDVRLNYLASPPLVVAYALSGTMSWDPLNEPLGTDTEGQPVMLADIWPDAGEVAEAVARATGADSFTTIYDTLFDGDDRWRAIDAPTGDRMDWDGESTYVRQPPYFEGLSPTPSPRRDIEGARVLALLGDSVTTDHISPAGNIKAESPAGRYLHDHGVEKADFNSYGSRRGNHEVMIRGTFANIRLRNQLLPGSEGGVTKHVPTGEAMDIYDASERYLADGTPLVVLAGAEYGSGSSRDWAAKGTALLGVRAVIAQSYERIHRSNLIGMGVLPLQLAEGDSVESLGLTGEEEITITGLSTLGDDEPVPPTLEVRAGDVTFTATVRIDTPTEQAYYRHGGVLPYVLRSIHQRTQDS
- a CDS encoding TetR family transcriptional regulator, with translation MADPTPETRQERKERTRQALLRAALRLLEKRSFDRLSLRQVTKEVGIVPGAFYRHFRDMDELGQALVEESFGTLRGMIRDARADVPRWDDAIKQSVATLVDHVHAHQSHFRFIVRERNGGSAVLRHAIEDQLRLFTEELAIDMRGFPYIGGWSDEDVTMIASLVVSTVVGTAAALTDLPRDRPEAEAAIRRTTERQLRLIFLGVPHWRSR
- a CDS encoding ferredoxin reductase; its protein translation is MFTQLLELATAPHGVDRFLELVRPTWAADDTRARVVAATRETPDVVTLTLRPGRGWARGRAGQHVRLGVEIDGRRHTRCFSLASSEHRTDGLVEVTVKANPDGIVSRHLVATAAPGLVVALGAPEGDFTLPATRPDRLVLVSGGSGITPVMALLRTLVDEGHDRPITFLHYARTPADVIYADELAALGRTHPQLDVHVVTTRGAGTGALTGRFCAAHLEAVVPDLGGAEAYACGPVGLVDAALAHWEQAGAIDRLHVERYSLVAAPSDGAGERASGEGSTGARTHFAGSDVTVTSVGTTLLEQAEAAGLTPAFGCRVGICRTCTRTKVSGRVRDVRSGTVSGSGEEPIQLCVSAPCHDVVVDL
- a CDS encoding acyl-CoA desaturase: MRLQRGLEVSGRVLLMAGILPPAWLGGVAALSLAKILDNMEIGHNVMHGQYDWMQDPALDSATFEWDTACPADQWRHSHNYVHHTFTNVLGQDRDVGYGLLRMTDEQRWHPRDLGNPVYALALAALFQWGVALHDVELDRVVAGTKTPAEAREKVEGVWRKARTQVLKDYALYPALAGPAAPVVLSGNLTANLVRNLWTFAVIFCGHFPDGVETFTPEEAEGEGRGGWYRRQLLGSANFRGGPLLHLLTGNLSHQIEHHMFPDLPAHRYAEIAEQVRAVCAEHGLPYNTGTFPGQLGTVARRIASLALPGREDEPVASRLGQLVGRLNPLGR